In a single window of the Thunnus maccoyii chromosome 7, fThuMac1.1, whole genome shotgun sequence genome:
- the LOC121900966 gene encoding glypican-1-like, producing the protein MRVLVLLCVLVRLSAAPGPVAGADRSCADLRQFYTGKGFTLVGVPQTEISGEHLRMCPQGPTCCTSTMEESLAGLSTRETEGLIREAGRSLQAAFNALHRSFDTYFTELHGRSERSLQEALSPLGPLYSQNTRLYGDLYSDLRQYYRGSALNLDETLSEFWSRLLERTFKSSTPTDVILSEDYLECVAKQQETLRPFGDVPRDMKAKVIRAFVTARSFIQGLVVSGDVVRKVSQVSLSPECAKALMKLVYCPHCRGLASVKPCSNYCSNVMKGCLANQADLDTEWQNLIDTMIQVASSFSMEPSLDVVLSSIPVRIFEAVHFLQENMDTFTAKVYQTCGTPGEPETGSPALHEQRKKSGSLTASEYKPSPTAGLRLEMQVSDLSSKLREMRQYWLQLPVALCSKLAGGSAGQDKCWNGITKARYLPEVMGDGLANQINNPEVELDITKPDMTIRQQIMQLKIMSNRLKNALDGNDVDFQDASDDISGSGSGMCVGGQCPRGRPGLYAYPPDNNRVRGAATSQTCLHSLLLLLPLAILLLQR; encoded by the exons GTGAACATCTGCGGATGTGTCCCCAGGGCCCGACCTGTTGTACCAGCACCATGGAGGAGAGCCTTGCCGGTCTGAGCACCAGAGAAACCGAGGGACTGATCAGAGAGGCCGGCAGGTCGCTGCAGGCTGCCTTCAACGCTCTCCACAGGAGCTTTGACA CCTATTTCACTGAACTGCACGGGCGATCTGAGCGCTCCCTGCAGGAGGCGTTGTCTCCCCTCGGCCCCCTGTACTCCCAGAACACCCGTCTCTATGGAGATCTCTACTCTGACCTGCGACAGTACTACAGGGGCTCCGCTCTCAACCTGGACGAGACCCTGTCGGAATTCTGGTCTCGCCTCCTGGAACGCACCTTTAAAAGCTCCACGCCGACAGAT GTCATCTTGTCAGAGGACTACCTTGAGTGTGTTGCTAAGCAACAGGAGACGCTGCGGCCATTTGGAGATGTCCCGAGGGACATGAAGGCGAAGGTGATCCGGGCTTTTGTCACAGCCAGGTCATTTATCCAGGGCCTGGTAGTCAGCGGAGATGTTGTCAGGAAGGTCTcacag GTTTCTCTGAGTCCAGAGTGTGCAAAGGCCCTGATGAAGCTGGTTTACTGTCCTCACTGTCGCGGCCTGGCCTCCGTCAAACCCTGCTCCAACTACTGCTCCAACGTCATGAAGGGCTGCCTGGCCAACCAAGCCGACCTCGACACCGAGTGGCAGAATCTTATAG aCACCATGATCCAGGTGGCGTCTAGTTTCAGCATGGAGCCCAGTCTCGATGTGGTTCTCTCCTCCATTCCTGTGCGAATCTTTGAGGCTGTGCACTTCCTACAGGAAAACATGGACACATTCACAGCAAAA GTGTACCAGACATGTGGAACTCCAGGTGAACCAGAGACAGGAAGTCCCGCGCTACAcgagcagaggaagaagagcgGCTCGCTGACCGCCTCAGAGTACAAACCCTCCCCCACTGCTGGACTCAGACTGGAGATGCAG GTGTCAGATCTCTCCAGCAAGTTGAGGGAAATGCGGCAGTACTGGCTCCAGCTCCCTGTCGCACTTTGCAGCAAATTGGCAGGAGGAAGCGCCGGTCAGGATAAATGCTGGAATGGCATTACTAAAGCCAG GTACCTTCCAGAGGTGATGGGTGATGGCTTGGCTAATCAGATCAACAACCCAGAAGTGGAGCTTGACATCACCAAGCCAGACATGACAATCCGGCAACAGATCATGCAACTCAAAATTATGAGCAACAGGCTGAAAAATGCACTGGATGGCAATGATGTGGATTTCCAGGATGCAA GTGATGACATCAGTGGTTCAGGAAGCGGTATGTGCGTAGGTGGTCAGTGTCCTCGGGGCAGACCGGGATTGTATGCCTACCCACCAGACAACAACCGAGTCAGAGGCGCAGCCACATCTCAAACCTGCCTCCAtagcctcctcctcctgctcccgCTGGCCATCCTGCTGCTTCAGCGATGA